Proteins from a genomic interval of Bradyrhizobium sp. CCGB01:
- a CDS encoding VOC family protein, with product MAKNTICLWYDKDAEAAARFYSETFPDSAVSAVHRAPSDYPSGKAGDVLTVEFTVAGVACLGLNGGPIFKHNEAFSFQIATDDQEETDRYWNAIVGNGGQESACGWCKDRWGVSWQITPRALTEALAAGGAEAKRAFDAMMGMTKIDVAAIEAARRG from the coding sequence ATGGCGAAGAACACGATTTGCCTCTGGTACGACAAGGACGCCGAGGCAGCTGCCCGCTTCTATTCCGAAACGTTTCCCGATAGCGCCGTGAGTGCCGTTCACCGTGCGCCCAGCGACTACCCGTCCGGGAAGGCCGGCGATGTGCTGACGGTCGAGTTCACGGTGGCCGGCGTTGCCTGTCTCGGCCTCAACGGCGGTCCGATCTTCAAGCACAACGAGGCCTTCTCGTTCCAGATCGCAACCGACGACCAGGAAGAGACCGACCGCTACTGGAACGCCATCGTCGGCAATGGCGGGCAGGAGAGCGCCTGCGGCTGGTGCAAGGACCGATGGGGCGTTTCCTGGCAGATCACGCCGCGCGCGCTGACCGAGGCGCTGGCGGCCGGCGGCGCCGAGGCCAAGCGCGCGTTCGACGCGATGATGGGGATGACGAAGATCGACGTCGCCGCGATCGAGGCCGCGCGTCGCGGCTAA
- a CDS encoding MFS transporter: protein MTIATAATADLETGLTEHQVIKKIAWRLMPLIIVCYFFAFFDRVNISFAKAALQADLGLSNTAYGFGASLFVVGYVLLEVPSNMLLYRFGARRWIARIMISWGLATAAMVFVQSEWQFYALRFVIGAMEAGFAPGILYYLTLWFPKSHRGRMTSVFFLATAFSGIIGAPISGLILNYLNGLHGLAGWQWLFLAGGIPCVALGIVVLLRFDDGIEQAEWLSDDERRLILVQLDRQKSEIGEHSAWRSLLMPGVLLLGFIYFLIQIASYGLNFWAPDLIKAAGGGSAAAIGFLTAVPYICGAICMIVVGRLSDASGERPKFVAGLVLAAAVGFFASGVFDRNVVTLVGALAILGGGVVAAIPTFWTLPPKILTGAGAASGIALINTLGQVGGIVSPVMVGSVKDMTGSTTPALYVIGGLCVLCAMLLLTVLPRDLKARDVAEPAR from the coding sequence ATGACTATTGCCACGGCGGCGACCGCCGACCTCGAGACTGGACTCACAGAGCACCAGGTCATCAAGAAGATCGCGTGGCGGCTGATGCCGCTGATCATCGTCTGCTACTTCTTTGCGTTCTTCGACCGCGTCAACATCAGCTTCGCCAAGGCTGCACTGCAGGCCGATCTCGGCCTCAGCAACACGGCCTATGGCTTCGGCGCCAGCCTGTTCGTGGTCGGCTACGTCCTGTTGGAGGTGCCGAGCAACATGCTGCTTTATCGCTTCGGCGCGCGGCGCTGGATCGCGCGCATCATGATCTCCTGGGGACTGGCGACGGCTGCCATGGTGTTCGTCCAGAGCGAATGGCAGTTCTACGCGCTGCGCTTCGTGATCGGCGCCATGGAGGCGGGATTTGCTCCCGGCATTCTCTATTACCTGACGCTCTGGTTTCCGAAGTCGCATCGCGGACGCATGACGTCCGTGTTCTTTCTCGCCACGGCGTTTTCGGGGATCATCGGCGCGCCGATCTCGGGTCTCATCCTCAACTACCTGAACGGGCTGCACGGTCTCGCCGGCTGGCAATGGCTGTTCCTGGCCGGTGGCATTCCGTGCGTTGCGCTGGGCATCGTCGTGCTGCTGCGCTTCGACGACGGGATCGAGCAGGCCGAATGGCTGAGCGACGACGAGCGCCGGCTGATCTTGGTACAGCTCGATCGTCAGAAGAGCGAGATCGGCGAGCACTCGGCATGGCGGTCGCTGCTCATGCCGGGCGTGCTGCTGCTCGGATTCATCTACTTCCTGATCCAGATCGCGTCTTACGGCCTCAATTTCTGGGCGCCTGACCTGATCAAGGCCGCCGGCGGAGGCAGCGCAGCCGCGATCGGCTTCCTGACCGCCGTGCCCTATATCTGCGGCGCGATCTGCATGATCGTTGTGGGCCGTTTATCCGACGCCTCGGGCGAACGCCCGAAGTTCGTCGCGGGCCTGGTTCTGGCCGCAGCGGTAGGCTTCTTCGCCTCCGGTGTATTCGACAGGAACGTCGTCACGCTGGTTGGTGCACTCGCGATCCTCGGCGGCGGCGTGGTCGCGGCCATTCCAACCTTCTGGACGCTGCCTCCGAAGATTCTCACCGGCGCGGGCGCAGCCAGCGGCATCGCGCTCATCAACACGCTGGGACAGGTCGGCGGCATCGTCAGCCCGGTCATGGTCGGCTCGGTCAAGGATATGACCGGCAGCACGACACCGGCGCTCTACGTCATCGGCGGCCTTTGCGTGCTCTGCGCGATGCTACTGCTGACGGTGCTTCCGCGGGACCTGAAAGCCAGGGATGTTGCGGAACCCGCGCGATAG
- a CDS encoding hydroxymethylglutaryl-CoA lyase has protein sequence MTATPPDILIQEVAPRDGLQIEAKWVETAKKIWLINSLSAIGFGRIEVSSFVSAAAVPSLRDAAEVFAGIERRPGTIYTALIPNRKGAELALAARADELNFVMSASETHNRANMNMTHAQSLASLSEIVKPAHAGGASVNATVAAAFGCPFEGVQPFEKVRDIVRRYLDLGADGVTLADTTGMANPNQVSKLVAEVLTLVPADRLTVHFHNTRGLGLVNVLSAYDAGARRFDAALGGLGGCPFAPGATGNVCTEDLVNLCHETGLRTGLDLQRLIDLSFRLPGLVGHEVPGQVAKAGRPLDLHPIPERLRRSG, from the coding sequence ATGACGGCAACACCGCCCGACATCCTGATCCAGGAAGTCGCCCCGCGCGATGGCCTCCAGATCGAGGCGAAGTGGGTCGAAACCGCCAAAAAAATATGGCTGATCAATTCGCTTTCGGCCATCGGATTCGGCCGCATCGAGGTCTCCTCGTTCGTATCGGCCGCGGCCGTTCCATCGTTGCGGGACGCGGCGGAGGTGTTCGCCGGTATCGAGCGGCGTCCCGGCACGATCTACACGGCGCTCATCCCGAACCGGAAGGGTGCCGAGCTGGCGCTGGCGGCGCGCGCCGACGAGCTCAATTTCGTGATGTCGGCGAGTGAAACGCACAACCGCGCCAACATGAACATGACGCACGCGCAATCGCTGGCGTCGCTCTCCGAGATCGTGAAGCCGGCCCATGCAGGCGGCGCGTCGGTCAATGCCACCGTCGCAGCCGCATTCGGCTGTCCGTTCGAAGGCGTGCAGCCGTTCGAGAAGGTGCGCGACATCGTTAGGCGCTACCTCGATCTCGGCGCAGACGGCGTCACGCTCGCCGATACCACGGGCATGGCCAATCCCAATCAGGTGTCGAAGCTGGTGGCCGAGGTCCTAACGCTGGTCCCTGCGGACAGGCTCACGGTTCACTTCCACAACACGCGCGGTCTCGGACTGGTCAATGTTCTCTCGGCCTATGACGCGGGCGCGCGCCGCTTCGATGCGGCGCTCGGCGGTCTTGGGGGATGTCCGTTCGCACCGGGCGCGACCGGCAACGTCTGCACCGAGGACCTCGTCAATCTCTGTCATGAAACGGGCTTGCGGACCGGCCTCGATCTGCAGCGCCTGATCGATCTCTCGTTCCGATTGCCGGGACTGGTCGGACACGAGGTGCCGGGGCAGGTCGCCAAGGCTGGCCGCCCCCTCGACCTGCATCCCATACCCGAACGTTTGCGGCGCTCAGGCTGA
- a CDS encoding CaiB/BaiF CoA-transferase family protein — protein MHGPLSGIRVVELGTLIAAPFAARLFAEFGAEVIKIEQPGSGDPLRTWRKLHQGTSLWWYLQSRNKKSIAIDLKSPDGRDVALRLAAQADVVIENFKPGSLEKLGLGWDVLSKLNPDLTLVRISGYGQTGPYRDRSGFGAIGEAMGGLRFTTGDPDSPPARVGISIGDSLASLHGVIGALMSLLRVKTGQGRGQVVDVSLYESVFNLMESLVPEYDLMGHVRSRTGGALPGISPSNTYPSSDGRHVVIAGNSDAIFRRLMRVVGRPDLADDPALASNDGRVRNNALLDAAITAWTSERSMDEILVRLDAADVPAGRIYSVADIVDDPHYAAREMILPTELPGDVTVKMPGIAPKLSDTPGAVRWPGPTLGQHTDEVLTGLGLQAGDIAQLRRSGAVQ, from the coding sequence GTGCACGGACCATTATCCGGAATACGAGTCGTCGAACTCGGAACATTGATCGCTGCGCCGTTTGCCGCGCGGCTGTTCGCCGAATTCGGCGCCGAAGTCATCAAGATCGAGCAGCCCGGCAGCGGTGATCCCTTGCGCACATGGCGCAAGCTGCATCAGGGCACCTCGCTCTGGTGGTACCTGCAATCGCGCAACAAGAAATCGATCGCGATCGACCTGAAATCGCCTGATGGCCGCGACGTGGCGCTGCGCCTGGCCGCGCAAGCCGATGTCGTGATCGAGAACTTCAAGCCGGGCAGCCTCGAGAAGCTCGGCCTCGGCTGGGACGTGCTGTCAAAGCTCAACCCCGACCTCACGCTCGTGCGCATTTCCGGCTACGGGCAGACCGGCCCTTATCGCGACCGCTCCGGGTTCGGTGCGATCGGCGAAGCCATGGGGGGCTTGCGCTTCACCACGGGCGATCCGGACAGCCCGCCGGCGCGGGTCGGAATCAGCATCGGGGACAGCCTTGCGTCCCTTCACGGCGTGATCGGTGCGCTGATGTCGCTGCTCCGCGTCAAGACCGGGCAGGGGCGAGGGCAGGTCGTCGACGTCTCGCTCTACGAGAGCGTGTTCAATCTGATGGAGAGCCTGGTCCCCGAATACGACCTCATGGGTCATGTCAGGAGCCGCACGGGCGGCGCGCTGCCGGGCATCAGTCCATCCAATACGTACCCGAGCTCGGATGGCCGCCACGTCGTGATTGCCGGCAACAGCGACGCGATCTTCCGGCGCCTGATGCGGGTGGTCGGCCGTCCGGACCTCGCCGACGATCCCGCGCTTGCCAGCAACGACGGACGTGTCCGCAACAACGCCTTGCTCGATGCCGCCATTACGGCGTGGACGTCGGAACGGTCCATGGACGAGATCCTCGTGCGCCTCGATGCGGCGGATGTACCCGCGGGCCGGATCTATTCGGTTGCCGATATCGTCGACGATCCCCACTACGCCGCGCGGGAGATGATCCTGCCGACCGAGCTGCCGGGCGACGTCACCGTGAAGATGCCGGGCATTGCGCCGAAGCTTTCCGACACGCCCGGCGCGGTCCGATGGCCCGGGCCGACGCTGGGCCAGCATACCGACGAGGTGCTGACGGGCCTCGGCTTGCAGGCGGGCGATATCGCGCAGCTGCGCCGAAGCGGAGCGGTGCAATGA
- a CDS encoding LysR family transcriptional regulator, giving the protein MQDKTQSSRSTSGTPRINIARRIDLTTLRLFIAICEEGNLTRASQREAIAPSAVSKRMHDLEEVLEVALFERHPNGMALTPAGESLLHHARVTLLNVEKIAVDMAEHARGVRGHVRMLANLSSIVEFLPDDLPGFFRSHELVRLDLQERPSADVVRGVEEGVAEIGICSADVSTRGLERFSYRRDRLVIVVRSDHPLASAKDVSFADTLDYDHVGLFATSSIYLRSQYTAQQIGKSIRLRVHVPGFDAVCRMVQAGMGIGLIPDRAFEVLSHGMNLTAIELSDDWADRELVLVARDPAGLSATSQLMLDHLRTPDSRPH; this is encoded by the coding sequence ATGCAGGACAAAACGCAGTCGTCGCGCTCGACGAGCGGGACACCCAGGATCAACATCGCCAGACGGATCGACCTTACGACCCTGCGGCTGTTCATCGCCATCTGCGAAGAAGGCAATTTGACGCGCGCCTCGCAGCGCGAGGCGATCGCGCCATCCGCCGTCAGCAAGCGCATGCACGATCTCGAGGAGGTGCTCGAGGTCGCCCTGTTCGAGCGACATCCGAACGGCATGGCGCTGACACCGGCGGGTGAATCGTTGCTGCATCATGCACGCGTGACGCTGCTCAACGTCGAGAAGATCGCAGTCGACATGGCCGAGCATGCGCGCGGCGTGCGCGGGCATGTGCGGATGCTGGCCAATCTGTCGTCGATCGTCGAGTTCCTCCCCGACGATCTGCCCGGCTTCTTCCGCTCGCACGAACTGGTGCGCCTCGACCTGCAGGAACGGCCGAGCGCCGATGTCGTCCGCGGTGTCGAGGAGGGCGTGGCCGAAATCGGCATCTGCTCGGCGGATGTGTCGACGCGCGGGCTGGAGCGGTTCTCCTATCGGCGTGACCGCCTCGTCATCGTGGTGCGGTCCGATCATCCGCTTGCGTCGGCGAAAGACGTTTCGTTTGCCGATACGCTCGATTACGACCATGTCGGCCTGTTTGCGACGAGCTCCATCTACCTGCGCTCGCAATACACCGCGCAGCAGATCGGCAAGTCGATCCGGTTGCGGGTCCATGTTCCCGGATTCGATGCGGTGTGCCGGATGGTGCAGGCCGGCATGGGCATTGGCCTCATCCCGGATCGTGCGTTCGAGGTCCTCAGTCACGGCATGAACCTGACCGCCATCGAGCTGAGCGACGACTGGGCCGATCGCGAACTGGTGCTGGTTGCGAGGGATCCCGCCGGGTTGTCGGCGACGAGCCAGCTGATGCTCGATCATCTGCGGACACCGGACAGCAGGCCGCACTGA
- a CDS encoding aminotransferase class V-fold PLP-dependent enzyme, which produces MIDIDQIRADTPAASRLAYLHNAGAALMPTPVVEAMKRHIDLESEIGGYAAADREAGRLNAVYGSVARLLNAAPDEIALVENATVAWQMAFYSLSFRKGDRILTAEAEYAANYVAFLQVAKRTGAVVDVVPSDSSGELDVHALERMIDEHVKLIAITWVPTNGGLVNPAAAIGRIARARGIPYLLDACQAVGQMTVDVEAIGCDMLSATGRKFLRGPRGTGFLYVRRPLLQQLEPPMIDHFAAPWVSRDQYQLRDDARRFENWENNYAARLGLGAAVDYALEVGIGPIEQRCRLLSSRLRSGLAAVSGVTIRDLGRTPGAIVSFTMEGHEADRIVSSAAAAGITIGASDPASTRIDAEMRSLPNVVRASPHYYNTEAEIDRLVSHIAGLAPR; this is translated from the coding sequence ATGATCGACATCGACCAAATTCGGGCCGACACGCCGGCCGCCTCCCGGCTCGCATATCTCCACAATGCAGGCGCGGCCCTCATGCCGACGCCCGTCGTGGAGGCGATGAAGCGACATATCGATCTGGAGAGCGAGATCGGCGGTTATGCCGCCGCTGACCGCGAAGCCGGCCGGCTTAACGCGGTTTACGGCTCGGTGGCGCGTCTGCTGAATGCCGCGCCTGATGAAATCGCCCTCGTGGAGAACGCGACGGTTGCCTGGCAGATGGCGTTTTATTCGCTTTCGTTTCGCAAGGGCGACCGCATCCTGACCGCCGAGGCGGAATATGCCGCCAATTACGTCGCGTTCCTGCAGGTCGCCAAACGCACGGGCGCGGTCGTCGACGTGGTGCCGAGCGATTCCAGCGGCGAGCTCGACGTCCATGCGCTCGAACGCATGATCGATGAGCACGTGAAACTGATCGCCATCACCTGGGTTCCGACCAATGGCGGGCTGGTCAATCCCGCGGCGGCGATCGGCAGGATCGCGCGGGCGCGGGGCATTCCCTATCTGCTCGACGCCTGCCAGGCGGTCGGCCAGATGACGGTCGACGTCGAAGCCATTGGCTGTGACATGTTGTCGGCGACGGGACGCAAATTCCTCCGCGGTCCGCGCGGCACCGGCTTCCTTTACGTCCGCCGGCCGCTGCTGCAGCAGCTCGAGCCACCGATGATCGACCACTTCGCGGCGCCCTGGGTCTCGCGGGACCAATATCAACTACGGGACGACGCCCGCCGCTTCGAGAACTGGGAAAACAACTACGCAGCCCGGCTTGGTCTGGGCGCGGCTGTCGACTATGCCCTCGAGGTCGGCATCGGCCCCATCGAACAGCGCTGTCGCCTGCTCTCGAGCCGTCTTCGCAGCGGCCTCGCTGCCGTCAGCGGCGTCACCATTCGCGACCTCGGACGTACGCCGGGTGCCATCGTCAGCTTCACGATGGAGGGACACGAGGCGGATCGCATTGTCAGCAGCGCCGCCGCGGCCGGCATCACCATCGGCGCCTCGGATCCCGCGAGCACCCGGATCGACGCCGAAATGCGCTCGCTGCCGAACGTCGTGCGGGCCTCCCCGCACTACTACAATACGGAAGCCGAGATCGACCGGCTGGTCAGCCACATCGCGGGCCTGGCGCCGCGATAA
- a CDS encoding threonine ammonia-lyase produces the protein MAELSQSTSSDLSGFPVAPEDIHAAADTIRGAVVETPCSYSRTLSNICGCDIWLKFENLQFTSSFKERGALNRLTALTREERARGVIAMSAGNHAQGVAYHAKRLGIPATIVMPVGTPMVKVENTKHHGAEVVVTGATLEEAAAYARSHGEARGMIFVHPYDDPLVIAGQGTVGLEMLKAVPELDTLVVPIGGGGLISGIGIAAKSIKPSLRILGVEAWLYPSMYNAIHDGNLPARGDTLAEGIAVKSPGKITTEIVRRLVDDIALVNEAELERAVATLISIEKTVVEGAGAAGLAALMSDTSRFAGQKVGLVLSGGNIDTRLIASVLTRELAREGRLTQLSLDIPDRPGQLAAVASLLAEAGANIIEVSHQRTFSDLPAKATLLQLVIETRDSAHLDEVMAKLGASGLSARCT, from the coding sequence ATGGCTGAGTTGTCCCAAAGCACGTCGTCCGATCTCAGCGGCTTTCCGGTCGCACCTGAAGACATTCATGCCGCCGCCGACACCATCCGCGGCGCCGTCGTCGAGACGCCCTGTAGCTACAGCCGCACGCTGAGCAACATCTGCGGCTGCGACATCTGGCTGAAATTCGAGAACCTCCAGTTCACGTCCTCGTTCAAGGAGCGGGGCGCGCTCAACCGGCTCACCGCGCTGACGCGGGAGGAGCGTGCGCGCGGCGTCATCGCAATGTCGGCGGGCAACCACGCGCAGGGCGTCGCCTATCACGCCAAGCGGCTCGGCATTCCCGCCACCATCGTCATGCCGGTCGGCACGCCCATGGTGAAGGTCGAGAACACGAAGCACCACGGCGCGGAGGTGGTGGTGACGGGCGCGACGCTGGAGGAGGCGGCCGCGTACGCGCGCAGCCACGGCGAAGCCCGCGGCATGATCTTCGTCCATCCCTATGATGATCCGCTTGTCATCGCGGGGCAGGGAACGGTCGGACTCGAGATGCTGAAGGCGGTGCCGGAGCTCGATACGCTGGTGGTCCCGATCGGCGGCGGCGGCCTGATCAGCGGCATCGGCATTGCCGCGAAATCGATCAAGCCGTCGTTGCGGATATTGGGCGTCGAGGCCTGGCTGTATCCCTCGATGTACAACGCCATCCATGATGGCAATCTGCCCGCGCGCGGCGATACGCTCGCCGAAGGCATCGCGGTGAAATCGCCGGGCAAGATCACCACCGAGATCGTCCGCCGCCTCGTCGACGACATCGCGCTGGTCAACGAAGCCGAGCTCGAGCGCGCGGTCGCGACCCTGATCTCGATCGAGAAGACGGTCGTGGAGGGCGCCGGCGCCGCCGGCCTTGCCGCGCTGATGTCCGATACGTCCCGCTTCGCTGGCCAGAAGGTTGGCCTGGTGCTGAGCGGCGGCAACATCGACACGAGGCTGATCGCATCCGTCCTCACGCGTGAGCTGGCACGCGAAGGACGGCTGACCCAGCTGTCGCTCGATATCCCTGACAGGCCCGGGCAGCTCGCCGCGGTGGCGTCGCTGCTGGCCGAGGCCGGCGCCAACATCATCGAGGTCTCGCATCAGCGGACCTTCTCCGATCTGCCGGCCAAGGCGACGCTGCTCCAGCTCGTCATCGAGACCCGCGACAGCGCGCATCTCGACGAGGTCATGGCCAAGCTCGGTGCATCCGGACTGAGCGCGCGCTGCACCTGA
- a CDS encoding phytoene/squalene synthase family protein, with the protein MSSAAPPDNVTFCADLVRSHDFPRYAATLFAPAAERRALLALYAFNVEIVRVRDQVSQPLPGEIRFQWWTDLFSGLVHGSAEGNPVAAELLRAVRDFDLPVEPLSLLVDEHQFDLYNDPMPTLTALEGYLAATSSALLGLAAQVMAPPSEAVEHLARHAGLAQGIVQVIANLPRDSAHRQLFLPQQLLASHGCQIEDVFAGKETPNLHAVLGQLVGEAERHLTTAMSLLAEVPTSARPAFLPLSQVRADLKRLSQPGRNPFAPQPSSRLRTLWTLWRASRSREFTK; encoded by the coding sequence ATGAGCAGCGCTGCGCCGCCCGACAACGTTACTTTCTGCGCCGATCTCGTGCGCAGCCACGATTTTCCGCGCTATGCCGCGACCCTGTTCGCGCCCGCCGCGGAGCGCCGCGCGCTGCTGGCGCTCTATGCCTTCAATGTCGAGATCGTCCGCGTCCGCGACCAGGTGAGCCAGCCGTTGCCCGGCGAGATCCGCTTCCAATGGTGGACTGACCTGTTCTCGGGTCTCGTCCACGGCAGCGCCGAGGGCAATCCGGTGGCGGCGGAACTGCTGCGCGCGGTTCGCGATTTCGACCTGCCGGTGGAGCCGCTGTCGCTGCTGGTCGATGAGCACCAGTTCGACCTCTACAACGATCCGATGCCGACGCTGACGGCGCTGGAGGGCTATCTGGCGGCGACCTCATCGGCATTGCTCGGTCTGGCGGCGCAGGTGATGGCGCCGCCGTCGGAGGCCGTCGAGCATCTCGCCCGTCATGCCGGGCTGGCGCAGGGCATCGTGCAGGTGATCGCCAATCTGCCGCGCGACTCGGCGCACCGGCAGTTGTTCCTGCCGCAGCAGCTGCTGGCGAGCCACGGCTGCCAGATAGAAGACGTGTTCGCCGGCAAGGAGACGCCGAATCTGCATGCGGTGCTGGGCCAGCTCGTGGGCGAAGCCGAGCGGCATTTGACGACGGCCATGTCGCTGCTGGCGGAGGTGCCGACGTCGGCACGGCCTGCGTTTCTGCCGCTGAGCCAGGTACGGGCGGACCTCAAGCGCCTGTCGCAACCCGGGCGCAATCCGTTTGCGCCGCAGCCGTCGTCGCGGCTGCGTACGCTGTGGACGCTGTGGCGGGCTTCACGTTCTCGGGAATTTACCAAATAG
- a CDS encoding Mth938-like domain-containing protein has product MVGDPNAPHFPRSAPIEAYGKGGFAFAGMSHRGSLLCLPDAIWAWDVTDPGRIDRYSLDRVFTAANSIDTLLIGTGTGVWLPPPELRQALKAVRVVLDTMQTGPAVRTYNIMIGERRRVAAALIAVP; this is encoded by the coding sequence ATGGTCGGCGATCCCAACGCTCCGCATTTCCCGCGCTCGGCGCCGATCGAGGCCTATGGCAAGGGCGGCTTCGCCTTTGCCGGCATGTCGCATCGCGGATCGCTGCTGTGCCTGCCCGACGCAATCTGGGCCTGGGACGTGACGGACCCCGGCAGGATCGACCGCTATTCGCTGGATCGCGTCTTCACGGCGGCCAACAGCATCGACACGCTTCTGATCGGCACCGGAACCGGGGTCTGGTTGCCGCCGCCGGAGCTGCGGCAGGCGCTCAAGGCGGTGAGGGTGGTGCTGGATACGATGCAGACCGGTCCTGCCGTGCGCACCTACAACATCATGATCGGCGAGCGGCGCCGCGTCGCGGCCGCGCTGATCGCCGTGCCATGA
- the secF gene encoding protein translocase subunit SecF → MTHTVLIGLGVLIAVLTVVAALGLLPSLRIVPDNTHFDFTRFRRISFPISAALSIVAITLFFTHGLNLGIDFKGGTLLEVKAKSGTADIAAMRTSLDALGLGEVQLQQFGGPENVLIRVAEQPGGDAAQQAALQKLRGALGDSVDIQRTEVLGPRVAGELLAYGMVGLMLAIVSILIYLWFRFEWQFALGAMIANVHDIVLTIGFMSISQVDFDLTSIAALLTILGYSLNDTVVIYDRIREMLRRYKKMPMPQLLNESINSTLSRSIITHFTVTLALLALLLFGGHAIHSFTAVMMFGVVLVGTYTSIFIAAPILIYLGVGEHREDAPDTAAPAKKSKA, encoded by the coding sequence GTGACTCACACCGTTCTCATCGGGCTCGGCGTCCTCATTGCCGTTCTCACCGTGGTCGCGGCGCTCGGCCTGCTGCCCTCGCTGCGCATCGTCCCGGACAATACCCATTTCGACTTCACGCGCTTCCGCCGCATCAGCTTCCCGATCTCGGCGGCGCTGTCGATCGTCGCGATCACGCTGTTCTTCACCCACGGCCTGAACCTCGGCATCGACTTCAAGGGCGGCACGCTGCTGGAGGTCAAGGCGAAGTCCGGAACCGCCGACATTGCTGCGATGCGCACCTCGCTCGACGCCCTTGGTCTGGGCGAAGTGCAGTTGCAGCAGTTCGGCGGACCCGAGAACGTCCTGATCCGCGTCGCGGAGCAGCCGGGCGGTGACGCCGCGCAGCAGGCAGCCTTGCAGAAGCTTCGTGGCGCGCTCGGCGACAGCGTCGACATTCAGCGCACCGAAGTGCTCGGTCCGCGCGTCGCCGGCGAGCTGCTCGCCTACGGCATGGTTGGCCTGATGCTCGCGATCGTCTCGATCCTGATCTATCTCTGGTTCCGCTTCGAGTGGCAGTTCGCGCTCGGCGCCATGATCGCCAACGTGCACGACATCGTGCTGACGATCGGCTTCATGTCGATCAGCCAGGTCGATTTCGACCTGACCAGCATCGCGGCACTTCTGACCATTCTCGGCTATTCGCTCAACGACACCGTCGTCATCTACGACCGTATCCGCGAAATGCTGCGCCGCTACAAGAAGATGCCGATGCCGCAGCTGCTCAACGAGTCCATCAACTCGACGCTGTCGCGTTCCATCATCACCCACTTCACGGTGACGCTGGCGCTGCTGGCACTGCTGCTGTTCGGCGGTCACGCCATTCACAGCTTCACCGCAGTGATGATGTTCGGCGTGGTGCTGGTCGGCACCTATACCTCGATCTTCATCGCGGCCCCGATCCTGATCTATCTCGGCGTCGGCGAGCATCGCGAAGATGCGCCCGACACGGCTGCGCCGGCGAAGAAAAGCAAGGCATGA